ATATTTCCTTTCAGCACTACGATACCGGAAACTGCATTAAAAGGTGTTTCCAGTGAGGAAACTACCTCTTTATTATAGTTGGGAGCATACTGGTAGTTAGTGGCAATTGTTTTACCGTTTACCGTCATACATTCTTTATGGAGATGTGGTAACAATGCATTCATTACGGCCGGTAGTCCCCCTGCATAGTAAAGGTCTTCCATGAAGTAAAGACCGGATGGCTGCAGATTGGCTATCAGCGGGATGTTGGAGGACCAGGTATCTATATCCTGTAAGTCCAGTTTCACCCCGATACGACCGGCAATAGCCAGGAGATGAATAACGAAGTTGGTGGAGCCGCCGATGGCTGCATTCACCATGATGGCATTTTCAAATGCGGCCCTGTTGAGGATATCAGATAAGCATCGGTTTTCTCTCACCATCTTTACGATCTCTATACCTGATAAATGCGCGAGTACTTTACGGGCTGCATCAGGGGCGGGGATAGCGGCATTCTGCGGGAGGGAGAGGCCAAGGGCTTCTACCATACAGGCCATAGTGGAGGCGGTGCCCATCACGGCACAATGTCCGTCGCTGCGGCACATGCCTGCTTCGGCGAGGGCCAGCTCTTCACTCGTCATTTTGCCGGAGCGCAGTTCCTCACTGAACCGCCATATATCGCTGGTGCCAATGCTACGGCCCATATGTCTGCCTGTAAGCATAGCGCCACCTGAAACTACTATAGACGGTATATTGACGCTACAGGCGCCCATTACCAGCGCCGGCGTGGTTTTGTCGCAACCGCACAGGAGTACCACACCATCCAGTGGATTGGCACGGATAGATTCTTCCACATCCATGCTTACCAGGTTGCGATACAACATGGCAGTAGGCTTGATCAGTGTTTCACCCAACGACATCACCGGAAATTCAAGCGGATAGCCTCCTGCCTCCAGGACGCCGCGTTTTACCGATTCGGCGAGCTCCCGGAAGTGGGAGTTACAGGGCGTGAGTTCCGACCAGGTATTACAGATGCCTATGATTGGCTTGCCTTCCAGCTCATGCGCCGGAATGCCCTGCTTTTTGAGCCATGCACGGTATATAAATCCATCCTTACCGTCGCGGGCAAACCATTGACTGCTTCTTAATGACTGCTGCTCCATCATTTATTGTGTTATGTAACTGAAATACGTGTTGAATATACAATTTATAGGACTTTTTTTATAATGAGCGGGTGTTATAAGAGGGAGATCTTTCGTCCTATCGCTGTTTTAACATGATAAGTAGGTAAATATTTTAACAGATGTTTATCATCATTGAATTAAATTTATAAAAATATTTATGGAATTTTAGTCCCATAACATCATTTGTTATGTAACCTGTAGTACCCACGATGAAAAAACTATTAGCACTCATTTTTTGTTTGTCTGTTTTTAACCTGTGTTATGCCCAAAAGGCTGCTGTAAAAGGAAATGTGCTGGACACACTCAATCACGTAAAGCTCTCCAATTCTGTAGTTGCTTTGCTGCACGCAAAGGACTCGGTACTGTACAAATTTGCACGTACAAATGAATCAGGACATTTTAATTTCAAAGACCTCACTGCCGGTAAATACCTGCTGCTGGTGACTTATCCGTCGTTTGCCGATTACGTAGAACCTTTAACGT
The Chitinophaga sp. MM2321 DNA segment above includes these coding regions:
- a CDS encoding IlvD/Edd family dehydratase; protein product: MMEQQSLRSSQWFARDGKDGFIYRAWLKKQGIPAHELEGKPIIGICNTWSELTPCNSHFRELAESVKRGVLEAGGYPLEFPVMSLGETLIKPTAMLYRNLVSMDVEESIRANPLDGVVLLCGCDKTTPALVMGACSVNIPSIVVSGGAMLTGRHMGRSIGTSDIWRFSEELRSGKMTSEELALAEAGMCRSDGHCAVMGTASTMACMVEALGLSLPQNAAIPAPDAARKVLAHLSGIEIVKMVRENRCLSDILNRAAFENAIMVNAAIGGSTNFVIHLLAIAGRIGVKLDLQDIDTWSSNIPLIANLQPSGLYFMEDLYYAGGLPAVMNALLPHLHKECMTVNGKTIATNYQYAPNYNKEVVSSLETPFNAVSGIVVLKGNICEQGAVIKPSAASPELMQHTGKAVVFEDIDDYKRRIDDPALDVDETSVLVLKNAGPIGYPGMPEVGNLGLPAKLLAKGVKDMVRISDGRMSGTGFGTVVLHVSPEAAAGGTLAILQDGDMITLDVQGKRLHVDLPMEEINHRKEKLLPNYPKAIRGYVQLYQLHVEQAHLGADLDFLKGGSGSEVTRDSH